From the genome of Streptomyces sp. NBC_00659, one region includes:
- a CDS encoding NmrA/HSCARG family protein — protein sequence MTTSEANGTVLVTGATGLQGGATARELVRRGWDTAALVRNPKSDAARALAGLGVRLVTGDLDDGASLRAAMEGVHGVFSVQTFMTPGGLGGEVRQGRAVARAAKAAGVAHVVYSSVGGAERHSGVPHFDSKRHIERYLEELGVPTTVLRPSFFMDNFAAHGPQNVDGTLVVQLALKPDTRVQFIAVDDIGHFAAQAFDHPREYLGRAVELAGDELTATEVAEAFAARSGLPARFEEVPLDAVAASPYIPNGPEIALMFEWFQEHGYRADIAALRAEHPGLQSFAAYLKSIDV from the coding sequence ATGACGACGAGCGAGGCGAACGGCACGGTCCTGGTGACCGGCGCGACCGGCCTGCAGGGCGGCGCCACCGCACGTGAACTGGTGCGACGCGGCTGGGACACGGCCGCGCTGGTGCGCAACCCGAAGTCCGACGCGGCCCGCGCGCTCGCCGGGCTCGGAGTGCGGCTGGTCACCGGCGACCTGGACGACGGGGCGTCGCTGCGCGCGGCCATGGAGGGCGTGCACGGAGTCTTCTCCGTGCAGACCTTCATGACGCCCGGGGGCCTGGGCGGCGAGGTCCGCCAGGGCCGGGCGGTGGCCCGGGCGGCGAAGGCCGCCGGGGTCGCGCACGTGGTGTACAGCTCGGTGGGAGGGGCCGAACGGCACAGCGGTGTCCCGCACTTCGACTCCAAGCGGCACATCGAGCGGTACCTGGAGGAGCTGGGCGTGCCGACGACGGTGCTGCGTCCGTCGTTCTTCATGGACAACTTCGCCGCGCACGGCCCGCAGAACGTCGACGGGACCCTGGTGGTGCAACTGGCGCTGAAGCCGGACACGCGGGTGCAGTTCATCGCCGTGGACGACATCGGACACTTCGCCGCACAGGCGTTCGACCACCCGCGGGAGTACCTGGGCCGGGCCGTCGAGCTGGCCGGCGACGAGCTGACGGCCACCGAGGTCGCCGAGGCGTTCGCCGCCCGCAGCGGGCTGCCGGCCCGCTTCGAGGAAGTGCCGCTCGACGCGGTGGCGGCCAGCCCGTACATCCCCAACGGCCCCGAGATCGCCCTCATGTTCGAGTGGTTCCAGGAGCACGGGTACCGTGCGGACATCGCCGCGCTGCGCGCGGAGCACCCGGGACTGCAGAGCTTCGCGGCGTATCTGAAGAGCATCGACGTGTGA
- a CDS encoding ester cyclase, translated as MSTTLTEKSVQQRNKQIALDCAAAWNRWELDGIIKHWSPDIRHFSEDRLVDTRQMTGAMQGGLAAFPDLHLDVKSAVAEGDRVILRITVTATHLGEFMGRAATGRKVTWFMLEELRFDDEGLIIEHYDVFNYLPMLKELGLVPADMM; from the coding sequence ATGTCCACGACGCTGACCGAGAAGTCCGTCCAGCAGCGCAACAAGCAGATCGCGCTGGACTGTGCCGCCGCCTGGAACCGCTGGGAGCTGGACGGCATCATCAAGCACTGGTCCCCCGACATCCGGCACTTCTCCGAGGACCGCCTCGTCGACACCCGGCAGATGACCGGTGCGATGCAGGGCGGCCTCGCCGCCTTCCCCGACCTCCACCTGGACGTCAAGAGCGCCGTCGCCGAGGGCGACCGGGTCATCCTGCGGATCACCGTGACGGCAACCCACCTGGGCGAGTTCATGGGCAGGGCCGCGACCGGCAGGAAGGTCACCTGGTTCATGCTCGAGGAGCTGCGCTTCGACGACGAGGGCCTGATCATCGAGCACTACGACGTCTTCAACTACCTGCCGATGCTCAAGGAACTGGGCTTGGTCCCCGCGGACATGATGTGA
- a CDS encoding ester cyclase: MSSQTAAVRRMIDAYNTGETEDVAEYIHPEYLNPATMEHMDLRGPDSFAMAVKWLRMTFSEEAHLEEVLIEERGDWVRASLVLYGRHVGELVGMAPTGRRFSGEQIHLIRFVDGKIRDHRDWPDYQGTYRQLGSPWPEPQGWRA; this comes from the coding sequence ATGAGCAGTCAGACAGCCGCTGTACGCCGCATGATCGATGCCTACAACACCGGTGAGACCGAGGACGTCGCGGAATACATACACCCGGAATACCTCAACCCCGCGACGATGGAACACATGGACCTGCGCGGTCCCGACTCCTTCGCGATGGCCGTCAAGTGGCTGCGCATGACGTTCTCCGAGGAAGCGCACCTGGAGGAGGTGCTGATCGAGGAGCGCGGCGACTGGGTGCGCGCCAGCCTCGTTCTGTACGGCCGCCACGTCGGCGAGCTGGTGGGCATGGCGCCGACCGGCCGCAGGTTCTCCGGTGAGCAGATCCACCTCATCCGCTTCGTCGACGGCAAGATCCGTGACCACCGTGACTGGCCGGACTACCAGGGCACCTACCGTCAGCTCGGCTCGCCGTGGCCCGAGCCGCAGGGCTGGAGGGCCTGA
- a CDS encoding class I SAM-dependent methyltransferase, with protein sequence MVTDTDTATYKTKVTAAFNGAAATYDRLGVEFFTPMGARLVEIAGPRPGQRLLDVGCGLGATLLPAARLAGPQGGALGIDIAEAMIEEAGREAARQGIGNVELRVMDGEHPDLPARSFDLVLGSYSVIFLPDARAALARYAGLLREGGRIAFTSPVFTRDTFPFLPPLFTDLIPMSLLRHLPPAWHPEQLHEQLHSWLEDPADLRAALHRAGFGAVEITDETVDMTARSGEAWADWSHTQGMRLLWQHLPADEAAVLRARLVTALDALRGADGLVHIDVPVRYVTATVAI encoded by the coding sequence ATGGTCACGGACACGGACACGGCAACGTACAAAACAAAAGTCACCGCCGCCTTCAACGGGGCCGCGGCGACCTATGACCGGCTGGGCGTGGAATTCTTCACGCCCATGGGCGCGCGGCTGGTGGAGATCGCCGGGCCGCGGCCGGGCCAGCGGCTCCTCGACGTCGGCTGCGGCCTGGGCGCCACGCTGCTGCCCGCCGCGCGGCTGGCCGGTCCGCAGGGCGGTGCGCTCGGCATCGACATCGCCGAGGCGATGATCGAGGAGGCCGGCCGTGAGGCGGCACGGCAGGGCATCGGCAACGTCGAGCTGCGGGTGATGGACGGGGAGCACCCCGATCTGCCCGCCCGCTCGTTCGACCTGGTGCTCGGCAGCTACAGCGTGATCTTCCTGCCGGACGCGCGGGCCGCACTGGCCCGCTATGCCGGCCTGCTGCGCGAGGGGGGCCGGATCGCCTTCACCAGCCCGGTGTTCACCCGGGACACCTTCCCCTTCCTCCCGCCGCTGTTCACCGACCTGATCCCGATGTCCCTGCTGCGCCACCTGCCGCCCGCCTGGCACCCGGAGCAGCTGCACGAGCAGCTGCACTCCTGGCTGGAGGACCCCGCGGACCTGAGGGCCGCGCTGCACAGGGCCGGCTTCGGCGCGGTGGAGATCACCGACGAGACGGTGGACATGACGGCCCGCTCCGGCGAGGCCTGGGCCGACTGGTCCCACACACAGGGCATGCGGCTGCTGTGGCAGCATCTCCCGGCCGACGAGGCCGCCGTCCTGCGTGCCCGGCTCGTCACGGCGCTCGACGCGCTGCGCGGCGCGGACGGCCTGGTCCACATCGACGTCCCGGTCCGCTACGTCACGGCCACCGTGGCCATCTGA
- a CDS encoding SDR family NAD(P)-dependent oxidoreductase: protein MSTGTRKAVVVTGGGTGIGAATAHAFAEDGANVLVVGRSESTLKESAAGYEDRIHILSKDIHDADAPEIIVETAVEKFGRIDVLVNNAAVTGFAALDGLDRESVRAQLGTNLLAPVFLTQRALDALEATRGVVVNVSSAGSLGRRAWPENSVYGMAKVALDFLTRTWAVELAPRGIRSVGIAPGVVDTGVGVRAGMPAEAYEAFLGEMAQRIPAGRVGRPEDIAWWIVQLTRPQAAYANGTVLAVDGALSVT from the coding sequence ATGAGCACAGGCACGCGGAAAGCCGTCGTCGTCACGGGCGGCGGCACGGGAATAGGCGCGGCGACGGCGCACGCATTCGCCGAGGACGGGGCGAACGTACTCGTCGTCGGCCGCAGCGAATCGACACTGAAAGAATCGGCGGCGGGGTACGAGGACAGAATTCACATCCTTTCCAAGGACATTCACGACGCGGACGCCCCGGAAATCATCGTCGAAACGGCTGTCGAGAAATTCGGCCGCATCGACGTCCTGGTGAACAATGCCGCCGTCACCGGATTCGCGGCCCTGGACGGCCTGGACCGCGAATCGGTGCGCGCCCAGCTGGGCACGAACCTCCTCGCCCCGGTGTTCTTGACCCAGCGGGCGCTGGACGCGCTCGAGGCGACCAGGGGCGTCGTCGTGAACGTCAGCTCCGCGGGCTCGCTGGGCCGGCGGGCGTGGCCGGAGAACTCCGTGTACGGCATGGCCAAGGTCGCCCTCGACTTCCTCACCCGCACCTGGGCGGTGGAGCTCGCCCCGCGCGGCATACGGTCGGTCGGCATCGCCCCGGGAGTCGTCGACACCGGCGTCGGGGTGCGGGCCGGCATGCCCGCCGAGGCCTACGAGGCGTTCCTGGGCGAGATGGCGCAGCGGATTCCGGCGGGCCGGGTGGGCCGGCCCGAGGACATCGCCTGGTGGATCGTGCAGCTGACCCGGCCGCAGGCCGCCTACGCCAACGGCACGGTCCTCGCGGTGGACGGCGCGCTGTCCGTGACGTGA
- a CDS encoding SDR family oxidoreductase, protein MARAAGLEGLTMILVTGATGKVGREAVGRLTETGRKVRALSRTPEEAGLPEGVDVVAGSPADPDSLAAAFTGVTTALIVLSGDVAGQARNIAVAATAAQVEHIVFLSSASVLHPLAHGIADEHRAAEREITASGAATTFLRPGPFHANTSWWVKSVRDSGSVRCWIGNNPGAPIDEYDLASAAVAALTQDGHRGKAYVLTGDEILTSEEQARILGQTLGRRLSFSVAPQEEVVEVFAGITGDRAAAVTNVAALHSPEVPWATPTTAVRDLTGRDPRPYRDWAAANAALFR, encoded by the coding sequence GTGGCCCGAGCCGCAGGGCTGGAGGGCCTGACCATGATCCTGGTCACCGGAGCGACCGGCAAGGTCGGCCGCGAGGCCGTTGGCCGGCTCACCGAGACGGGCCGCAAGGTACGGGCCCTGAGCCGCACGCCCGAGGAGGCCGGCCTGCCCGAGGGCGTGGACGTCGTCGCCGGCAGCCCCGCCGACCCCGACTCGCTGGCCGCCGCCTTCACCGGCGTCACCACGGCGCTGATCGTGCTCTCCGGCGACGTCGCGGGCCAGGCCCGCAACATCGCCGTGGCCGCGACGGCCGCGCAGGTCGAGCACATCGTGTTCCTGTCGTCGGCGAGCGTGCTGCACCCGCTGGCGCACGGCATCGCGGACGAACACCGCGCCGCGGAGCGGGAGATCACCGCGTCCGGCGCCGCCACCACGTTTTTGCGCCCCGGCCCCTTCCACGCCAACACCTCGTGGTGGGTCAAGAGCGTCCGCGACAGCGGTTCGGTGCGCTGCTGGATCGGCAACAACCCCGGTGCGCCCATCGACGAGTACGACCTCGCCTCGGCCGCCGTCGCCGCGCTCACCCAGGACGGCCACCGCGGCAAGGCGTACGTCCTGACCGGCGACGAGATCCTCACCTCCGAGGAGCAGGCCCGCATCCTGGGCCAGACCCTGGGCCGCAGGCTGAGCTTTTCCGTCGCCCCCCAGGAGGAGGTCGTCGAGGTCTTCGCGGGCATCACCGGCGACCGGGCGGCCGCAGTGACCAACGTGGCCGCGCTGCACAGCCCCGAGGTGCCGTGGGCCACGCCCACGACGGCCGTGCGGGACCTGACCGGCCGTGACCCCCGTCCCTACCGTGACTGGGCGGCCGCCAACGCCGCGCTGTTTCGCTGA
- a CDS encoding MBL fold metallo-hydrolase yields the protein MSAGVLQAALSEVADGVYAFVQPDGGWCLNNAGLVVGDGGRHVLVDTAATEARARRLREQVLHRTGTPPRTLVNTHFHGDHTFGNHLFPEAVVVAHEQTRCDMAAAGVHLTSLWPDVCWGDIDIALPEITYRDALTVHAGGVRVELLHLGPAAHTTNDTAVWLPEQRVLFAGDLVMSGVTPFCVMGSVSGSLAALDRLRRLDPLVVVPGHGPVGGAEVFDADEAYLRWLRDLARRGVADGSSPLELARATGPGPFAGLLDAERLVPNLHRAYAEERGAAPGERLDIPALFAEMAQYHGRLPTCRA from the coding sequence GTGAGCGCCGGCGTTCTCCAGGCCGCGCTGAGCGAGGTCGCCGACGGTGTGTACGCCTTCGTGCAGCCCGACGGCGGCTGGTGCCTGAACAACGCGGGCCTCGTCGTCGGCGACGGGGGCAGGCATGTGCTCGTCGACACCGCGGCGACCGAGGCCCGGGCGCGGCGGCTGCGCGAGCAGGTGCTGCACCGTACGGGCACACCGCCGCGCACCCTGGTCAACACGCACTTCCACGGCGACCACACCTTCGGCAACCATCTGTTCCCGGAGGCCGTGGTCGTCGCGCACGAGCAGACGCGCTGCGACATGGCTGCCGCGGGAGTGCATCTGACGTCCCTGTGGCCGGACGTGTGCTGGGGCGACATCGACATCGCGCTGCCCGAGATCACCTACCGCGACGCGCTCACCGTGCACGCCGGCGGGGTGCGGGTGGAGCTGCTGCATCTGGGCCCGGCCGCGCACACCACCAACGACACCGCGGTGTGGCTGCCCGAGCAGCGTGTGCTGTTCGCCGGTGACCTGGTGATGTCCGGCGTCACGCCGTTTTGCGTGATGGGATCGGTCAGCGGTTCCCTGGCCGCCCTGGACCGTCTGCGCCGCCTGGACCCGCTGGTGGTGGTGCCCGGCCACGGGCCGGTCGGCGGCGCGGAGGTGTTCGACGCCGACGAGGCGTACTTGCGATGGCTGCGGGACCTCGCGCGCAGGGGCGTCGCGGACGGATCGAGCCCGCTGGAGCTGGCCCGTGCCACCGGCCCCGGCCCCTTCGCCGGGCTGTTGGACGCGGAACGGCTGGTGCCGAACCTGCACCGGGCCTACGCGGAGGAACGCGGGGCGGCTCCCGGGGAGCGGCTGGACATCCCGGCCCTGTTCGCGGAGATGGCGCAGTATCACGGCAGGCTGCCGACCTGCCGGGCATGA
- a CDS encoding zinc-binding dehydrogenase: MSIDATTALRGARVTMTGSGEPEKQLVTGHEPVPAAGRGKVVVRVEAAGVSFAEVQMLRHLHPFPPRFPFVPGYDLVGRITQVGEDVTGWRVGDRVAAMPRYGAWQEYVETPAKHLAPVPGGLDAAEAVALVTNGVTAYQMLDRLAALAPGDTVLVHGASGGVGTVLARLAVHRGLRVIGTASPAKHEAVRALGAEPLDYRTPDLASAVRDLAPGGVEAVFDHIGGRGLDDSWAMLAKGGTLVSFDSSVAGYRPGQWFRPHVPALLRTGRRFFARLLGLTGGRRMTMYYVKPGADFNAALQALYELLAEGVLKPPIAGRHPLDGAGGALRQLLEGRSVGKHVLTP; encoded by the coding sequence GTGAGCATCGACGCCACGACCGCGCTCAGGGGCGCGAGGGTGACCATGACGGGCAGCGGCGAGCCCGAGAAGCAGCTCGTCACCGGGCACGAGCCGGTTCCCGCCGCGGGGCGCGGCAAGGTCGTGGTCCGTGTCGAGGCGGCGGGCGTGTCGTTCGCCGAGGTGCAGATGCTCCGGCACCTGCACCCCTTCCCGCCGCGCTTTCCCTTCGTTCCCGGCTACGACCTGGTCGGGCGGATCACCCAGGTCGGCGAGGACGTCACCGGGTGGCGGGTGGGCGACCGCGTCGCCGCCATGCCCCGGTACGGCGCCTGGCAGGAGTACGTGGAGACGCCCGCCAAGCACCTCGCCCCGGTGCCCGGGGGCCTGGACGCCGCCGAGGCCGTCGCGCTGGTCACCAACGGCGTGACCGCCTACCAGATGCTGGACCGGCTGGCCGCACTGGCTCCCGGCGACACCGTCCTGGTGCACGGAGCCAGTGGCGGGGTGGGCACGGTGCTCGCCCGGCTCGCCGTCCACCGCGGACTGCGCGTCATCGGCACCGCGTCCCCGGCCAAGCACGAGGCCGTACGGGCGCTGGGCGCCGAGCCCCTCGACTACCGCACCCCCGACCTGGCGTCGGCGGTGCGCGACCTGGCGCCCGGGGGCGTCGAGGCGGTCTTCGACCACATCGGCGGCCGGGGACTGGACGACAGCTGGGCGATGCTCGCCAAGGGCGGCACGCTGGTGTCCTTCGACTCCTCCGTCGCCGGGTACCGGCCGGGGCAGTGGTTCCGCCCGCACGTCCCGGCACTGCTGCGCACCGGCCGGCGCTTTTTCGCCCGGCTGCTGGGGCTGACCGGCGGCCGCCGGATGACGATGTACTACGTCAAGCCGGGCGCCGACTTCAACGCCGCCCTGCAGGCTCTGTACGAGCTGCTCGCCGAGGGCGTGCTGAAGCCCCCGATCGCGGGCCGCCACCCGCTGGACGGGGCGGGCGGCGCACTGCGGCAGCTGCTGGAGGGGCGCTCCGTCGGCAAGCACGTCCTGACCCCCTGA